From one Sus scrofa isolate TJ Tabasco breed Duroc chromosome 9, Sscrofa11.1, whole genome shotgun sequence genomic stretch:
- the LOC102160814 gene encoding uncharacterized protein LOC102160814, translating into MAQQVSRPLVAHPQTLDHTKEKALFSRHPLHLTAQARDSPPRSPPIPRERAGWGDLGRILRGRRSGAAGGGSEETTRPARRSCSLHRRGASSPAPAFPGGPATGRASFLRQLPWRLLPGPLVAPPESWPGRNGAGRGLGLRPALGSGRSAPQTRDRPRPAALGVAPTSPPRAAAAVAKETAIAEGKSPMATWIESPLYFVHITLFSSTETPHPLATVGGAVVGV; encoded by the exons ATGGCCCAGCAAGTCTCACGCCCTCTGGTTGCACATCCCCAAACTCTTGACCATACCAAG GAGAAGGCTTTATTTTCTAGGCACCCCTTGCACCTGACTGCGCAGGCCCGGGACTCTCCGCCAAGGTCTCCTCCCATCCCCAGAGAAAGGGCTGGGTGGGGAGACCTGGGGAGGATTTTGAGGGGCCGGAGGTCAGGCGCGGCCGGGGGAGGCTCTGAGGAGACAACACGGCCAGCGCGGCGCTCCTGCAGCCTCCACCGCCGCGGAGCTTCCTCCCCTGCTCCCGCCTTTCCGGGCGGTCCGGCGACGGGGAGGGCAAGCTTCCTGCGCCAGCTCCCCTGGCGCCTGCTGCCGGGCCCGTTGGTGGCCCCGCCCGAGAGCTGGCCGGGCCGCAATGGGGCGGGTCGGGGCCTGGGACTGAGGCCGGCGCTGGGGTCTGGGCGGAGCGCGCCGCAGACTAGAGACCGGCCCCGCCCGGCAGCGCTGGGAgtcgcccccacctccccaccgcGCGCAGCGGCCGCCGTTGCCAAG GAGACTGCGATAGCAGAGGGGAAGTCGCCAATGGCTACCTGGATCGAGTCCCCTTTGTATTTCGTTCACATCACCCTTTTTTCTTCCACCGAGACACCGCATCCTTTGGCTACCGTCGGTGGCGCGGTGGTGGGAGTGTAA
- the IER5 gene encoding immediate early response gene 5 protein: MEFKLEAHRIVSISLGKIYNSRVQRGGIKLHKNLLVSLVLRSARQVYLSDPCPGLYLTGHPGVPAPPQQPGEPAAGPPAGWGEPPPPAARAAWPEPEPQPERPAVPEVPRADDAEPAATEPGAGDTLQGREAEAAEAAWRRVEGPRDTAVVGAGGPAGASDVFPAGPRAARHPCGCPPGDEDTPSANPRVDGCRAPRPAGDEPPAPPPLCPRKRGAAGVGGGPAGCPVPGSTPLKKPRRNLEEQAGGAAAEEEEEAEEMETGNVANLISIFGSSFSGLLRKSPGGGREEAEGEESGPETAEPGQICCDKPVLRDINPWSTAIVAF, encoded by the coding sequence ATGGAGTTCAAGCTGGAGGCTCACCGCATCGTCAGCATCTCCCTGGGCAAGATCTACAACTCGCGGGTCCAGCGCGGCGGCATCAAGCTGCACAAGAACCTGCTGGTCTCGCTGGTGCTCCGCAGTGCCCGCCAGGTCTACCTGAGCGACCCGTGCCCCGGCCTCTACCTGACCGGCCACCCCGGGGTCCCGGCGCCGCCGCAGCAGCCCGGGGAGCCGGCAGCCGGGCCACCCGCGGGCTGGGGGGAGCCGCCCCCGCCGGCTGCCCGAGCCGCCTGGCCAGAGCCTGAGCCGCAGCCGGAGCGCCCTGCCGTCCCAGAAGTGCCACGGGCGGATGACGCGGAGCCCGCTGCCACGGAGCCGGGCGCCGGGGACACTCTTCAGGGCCGAGAGGCGGAGGCGGCGGAAGCTGCCTGGCGCCGCGTGGAGGGACCGCGAGACACAGCGGTCGTAGGGGCCGGGGGCCCTGCTGGAGCCTCGGACGTCTTCCCCGCGGGGCCCCGGGCAGCACGCCACCCCTGCGGCTGTCCCCCGGGGGACGAGGACACGCCGAGCGCTAACCCCCGCGTGGACGGCTGCCGCGCGCCGCGTCCGGCCGGGGACGAGCCTCCCGCGCCTCCCCCCCTCTGCCCCAGGAAGCGCGGCGCGGCGGGGGTGGGCGGCGGCCCGGCGGGCTGCCCGGTGCCCGGCTCGACCCCGCTCAAGAAACCCCGCCGGAACTTAGAGGAACAGGCGGGCGGGGCGGCCgcggaggaggaagaggaggcggaGGAGATGGAGACCGGTAACGTGGCCAACCTCATTAGCATCTTCGGTTCCAGCTTCTCAGGACTCTTACGGAAAAGCCCCGGGGGCGGCCGGGAGGAAGCGGAGGGAGAGGAGAGCGGTCCGGAAACCGCCGAGCCCGGGCAGATCTGCTGCGATAAGCCGGTGCTGAGAGACATTAACCCTTGGAGCACTGCCATCGTAGCCTTCTGA